In one window of Acipenser ruthenus chromosome 34, fAciRut3.2 maternal haplotype, whole genome shotgun sequence DNA:
- the LOC117965658 gene encoding ras GTPase-activating protein nGAP-like isoform X2 codes for MGLKKWLVCGAPPEGPTENASPLGQKPKGQSEGGVKGMIIRRFKQGPLARSSSQLNDVNGSLDSVRPASVLGSRESLTMPVSMAESLDLSNDKNIVIRPLHSSILGEKYCFEVINAEGSRCFGCTSAAERDRWIENLRRAAQPNKDNCERTENMLSFWVNDAKDLAPKKRYFWELHLDGSLYARTTSKTNTTGTLFWGELFELDNLPPVSQLTLHLFRDEESKKKSKEDNSPLGSVSISLPELTGRQFVERWYPVAGHSGKERNREGGAVVASIRIKARYQNVKVLPIEQYKEFAEYITFNYMELCTGLEPVISVKEKEELACALVHVLQSIGKAKDFLKDLGIAEVDRFGEKESLIFRENTLVTKAIDEYMKLVGQKYLIDTLGDFITGLYQSSVSCEVDPQKCSPSELQEQQQHLRSGCEEAFQRITEAYSSFPGELNEIFSCWQEECSIREKRDIGTRLICASLFLRFLCPAIMSPSLFGLTQQYPPDGTARTLTLTAKVIQNLANFTPFGDKEEYMLFMNEFLEQHWDRMRAFLQDVSNPDSEVHMSRFDGYVDLPLQLSILHELLCAIIAPIDQPAIDKLHPLPSVLNRITDSLGSSAPRISIGSMIVEQSKPVYVPPKDLVKYSPVNNSMQQIYCEDKYRALGKERRAVQRTQSVPARNKTHKGLPARQASTEELPPYPETPQLDISYPASRQDRQTQDQAGMKQLSKTVPWINPPPESLVDKKENEGLHPLEKHDQELSELRRDLDSAADREMELAKRLEDFIAQSQDQNALLHSQVQELRGQLDARDEQLASTTFRLGVIEEERGEDLDKLSAASAALERMNMLEQQYADLVNVINQLKEAQASNQTSNHVAPSNPEKEPLENRDDETKGP; via the exons GGGATGATTATCAGGAGGTTCAAGCAGGGTCCTCTTGCCAGGAGCAGCAGTCAACTGAACGACGTCAATGGCTCCTTAGACAGCGTGAG GCCGGCGAGTGTCCTCGGTTCGCGGGAGTCCCTGACGATGCCCGTTAGCATGGCAGAAAGCCTCGATCTGAGCAACGACAAAAACATCGTCATTCGCCCGCTCCACAGCAGCATCCTGGGGGAGAAGTACTGCTTCGAG GTGATCAACGCGGAGGGGAGCCGATGTTTCGGGTGCACATCTGCAGCGGAGCGAGACCGCTGGATTGAGAACCTGCGGAGAGCAGCTCAGCCCAACAAG GATAACTGCGAGCGCACGGAGAATATGCTGAGCTTCTGGGTGAATGACGCCAAGGACCTGGCACCCAAGAAGAGGTACTTCTGGGAGCTGCACCTGGACGGGAGCCTGTACGCCAGGACCACCAGCAAGACGAACACCACGGGCACCCTCTTCTGGGGGGAGCTGTTTGAGCTGGACAACCTGCCCCCGGTTTCCCAGCTCACCCTGCACCTCTTCCGGGACGAGGAGAGCAAGAAGAAGTCCAAGGAGGACAACTCTCCTCTGGGGAGCGTCTCCATCTCGCTCCCCGAGCTCACCGGGAGGCAGTTCGTGGAGCGCTGGTACCCCGTCGCCGGGCACTCTGGCAAGGAGAGGAACAGGGAGGGAGGGGCGGTGGTGGCGTCTATCAGGATCAAGGCCCGCTACCAGAACGTCAAGGTCCTGCCCATCGAGCAGTACAAGGAATTCGCAGAGTACATCACCTTCAACTACATGGAGCTCTGCACGGGGCTGGAGCCAGTCATCTCGGTCAAGGAGAAGGAAGAGCTGGCCTGTGCTCTGGTGCATGTGCTGCAGAGCATTGGCAAAGCCAAG GATTTCCTGAAGGACCTGGGCATCGCGGAGGTGGATCGATTCGGTGAGAAGGAGTCCCTGATCTTCAGAGAGAACACGCTGGTCACCAAGGCCATCGACGAGTACATGAAGCTGGTGGGGCAGAAGTACCTGATCGACACGCTCG GGGACTTCATTACCGGGCTGTACCAGTCGTCGGTGAGCTGTGAGGTGGACCCACAGAAGTGCTCCCCCAGCGAGCTGCAGGAACAGCAGCAGCACCTGCGTAGCGGCTGTGAGGAGGCTTTCCAGAGGATTACAGAGGCCTACAG ctcATTCCCAGGGGAGCTGAACGAGATCTTCTCATGCTGGCAGGAGGAATGCTCAATCCGGGAGAAACGGGACATCGGCACGCGGCTCATCTGCGCCTCGCTCTTCCTGCGCTTCCTGTGTCCCGCCATCATGAGCCCCAGCCTCTTCGGCCTGACGCAGCAGTACCCCCCCGACGGGACGGCCCGGACCCTCACCCTCACCGCCAAGGTCATCCAGAACCTGGCCAACTTCACCCC cTTCGGGGATAAGGAGGAGTACATGCTGTTCATGAACGAGTTCCTGGAGCAGCACTGGGATCGGATGCGCGCTTTCCTGCAGGATGTCTCGAACCCGGACAGCGAGGTCCACATGTCTCGCTTCGACGGCTACGTGGACCTGCCACTTCAACTGTCCATTCTGCACGAGCTGCTGTGCGCCATCATAGCACCTATAGACCAG CCCGCCATCGACAAGCTGCACCCGCTCCCTTCCGTCCTGAACAGGATCACAGACTCGCTGGGCAGCAGCGCTCCGAGAATAAGCATCGGCAG CATGATTGTTGAGCAGAGCAAACCGGTGTACGTGCCTCCCAAAGACCTAGTGAAGTACAGCCCGGTGAACAACTCCATGCAGCAGATCTACTGCGAGGACAAGTACCGAGCTCTGGGCAAGGAGCGCAGGGCAGTGCAGCGCACCCAGAGCGTGCCAGCCAGGAACAAGACTCACAAGGGCCTCCCTGCCCGCCAGGCCAGCACGGAGGAGCTACCCCCCTATCCGGAGACCCCCCAGCTAGACATCTCCTACCCAGCCAGCAGGCAGGACCGCCAGACTCAG GACCAGGCTGGGATGAAACAGCTATCCAAGACCGTTCCCTGGATTAACCCACCTCCCGAATCCTTGGTAGACAAGAAAGAGAATGAGGGATTACACCCACTGGAAAAG CACGATCAGGAGCTGTCAGAACTGCGCAGAGATCTGGACTCAGCGGCAGACAGAGAAATGGAGCTGGCAAAAAGGCTGGAGGACTTCATCGCTCAGAGCCAGGACCAGAATGCACTGCTGCACAGCCAGGTGCAGGAGCTGAGAGGCCAGCTGGATGCCAGGGATGAGCAGCTCGCCAGCACCACCTTCAG GCTGGGGGTGATTGAAGAGGAGCGGGGAGAGGATCTGGACAAGCTGAGCGCTGCCTCGGCTGCTCTGGAGAGAATGAACATGCTG GAACAACAATACGCCGATTTGGTTAACGTCATTAACCAGCTGAAGGAGGCTCAAGCGTCGAATCAGACCAGCAACCACGTCGCTCCTTCAAACCCCGAGAAGGAACCACTAGAGAACAGGGATGATGAGACCAAGGGACCTTAG